In one Corythoichthys intestinalis isolate RoL2023-P3 chromosome 16, ASM3026506v1, whole genome shotgun sequence genomic region, the following are encoded:
- the LOC130931989 gene encoding transmembrane protease serine 9-like isoform X2, with translation MEVLKLTLLLLLLKECRAQLNVCGKAPLNPRIVGGDKAQAGAWPWQASLHRNGFHFCGGSLINSQWVLTAAHCFESLGYVTVFLGRERQIGLNPNEVRRDILNYYIHPDYNISSFDNDVALLRFFPPVTFNDFIRPVCLAAATSTFFTGTESWVTGWGNVYYEVPLPYPQNLMEVDVPVVGNRQCFCEYSELVEITDNMICAGLNEGGKGSCQGDSGGPLVSKQESVWVQSGVVSFAVKCAEPKFPTVFARVSQYQEWISDRIGADDLPGFVAFTSVGTDPDQDVSCPGLPTPTSPPSSPTIAKPSSSTSHTTTATSPGSSPIITITPPPLCGKAPLDPRIVGGDAAPTGAWPWQVSLHMNGFHFCGGSLINNQWVLSAAHCFGSPGIVTAILGRQRQQGPNPNEVRKQVARIVVHPDYDVLPFDNDVALLLLSTPVSYTEFIGPVCLAEATSTFFTGTESWITGWGDVKFGDSLPPPQDLMEVDVPVVGNRECYCNYSGVINITDNMICAGLSEGGKGGCHGDSGGPMVCKQGSVWVQSGVVSFGVPCSVPEFPTVFARVSQYQEWISNQTGVDNLPGFVTFTSSCTDPDRDVSCPGLPPAPTHPICPPTSPTTNATGPPTSPPTSPTTNTTNPPTNPPTSPTTNATNPPIGPTTSNTSPRPLVFCGNAPLNSRLSSPGSASAQEGLWPWMASLHWNGSHVCSGTLVSEAAVLSSAQCFNQSSTPSEWTVFLGHLRQNGSNSYVTEMHVTNITTSTLSGQNVAVLHLATQPSLSNFIQPICMESGQTFAIGSTCWVAGWSASNGGEEQVSHEVNTSLIDCGDSSSAENICTEPIGLDQEDNGGPLMCQLDGFWYQVAVLWSNSSGNIRQVGREAQMTVFRKLNNYESFLRMEMGDFLSPRAPTTAAPTTAAPTTVAPAAPATNTPLAVPTSTVAVPGGSSAPHLLMWLLVGGVGVHTTFLIQFNLRWN, from the exons ATGGAAGTGTTAAAGCTTACactgttgctgctgctgctaaaAG AATGCAGAGCGCAACTGAATG TGTGCGGGAAGGCCCCTCTTAACCCACGCATTGTAGGTGGGGATAAAGCCCAAGCGGGCGCATGGCCCTGGCAGGCCAGCCTGCACAGGAATGGGTTTCACTTCTGCGGGGGATCGCTCATCAACAGTCAGTGGGTGCTGACGGCCGCGCACTGTTTTGAAAG CCTTGGATATGTGACAGTGTTTTTGGGTCGTGAGCGCCAGATAGGTCTCAATCCCAACGAGGTGCGCAGAGATATCCTGAATTACTACATCCATCCCGACTACAACATTTCATCTTTCGACAACGACGTGGCACTTTTGCGCTTCTTCCCACCCGTCACCTTCAACGACTTCATCAGGCCCGTCTGTCTGGCTGCAGCCACGAGCACCTTCTTTACCGGAACTGAAAGCTGGGTCACCGGATGGGGAAACGTATATTACGAAG TTCCTCTGCCATACCCACAAAACCTGATGGAGGTTGACGTACCTGTGGTAGGAAACCGCCAATGTTTTTGTGAGTACAGCGAACTGGTAGAAATCACCGACAACATGATTTGTGCCGGCCTGAATGAGGGGGGAAAAGGCTCCTGCCAG GGTGATTCAGGCGGTCCCTTGGTTAGCAAACAAGAGTCCGTGTGGGTCCAGAGCGGGGTGGTGAGCTTTGCTGTTAAATGCGCCGAGCCCAAGTTCCCAACTGTCTTTGCAAGGGTGTCCCAGTACCAGGAGTGGATCAGCGACCGAATCGGTGCCGACGACCTGCCGGGCTTCGTTGCCTTCACATCAGTGGGCACCGATCCAGACCAGGATGTGAGCTGTCCTGGCCTCCCTACCCCTACTAGCCCCCCTTCAAGCCCCACCATCGCCAAACCCAGCTCCTCTACCAGTCACACTACCACCGCAACAAGCCCTGGCAGCAGCCCCATAATAACCATAACGCCACCCCCAC TGTGCGGGAAGGCCCCTCTCGACCCGCGCATTGTTGGTGGGGACGCGGCCCCCACGGGCGCATGGCCCTGGCAGGTCAGTCTGCACATGAATGGGTTTCACTTCTGCGGGGGATCGCTCATCAACAATCAGTGGGTGCTTTCAGCTGCGCACTGCTTTGGCAG CCCTGGAATTGTAACAGCGATTTTGGGTCGTCAGCGCCAGCAGGGTCCCAATCCTAATGAGGTGCGCAAACAAGTTGCGAGAATCGTTGTCCATCCTGACTACGACGTTTTACCCTTCGACAACGACGTAGCCCTCTTGCTCCTTTCTACGCCTGTCAGCTACACCGAATTCATCGGGCCCGTGTGTCTGGCTGAAGCCACGAGCACCTTCTTTACCGGAACCGAAAGCTGGATCACCGGATGGGGAGACGTCAAATTCGGAG ATTCTCTGCCACCCCCACAGGACTTGATGGAGGTTGACGTACCAGTGGTAGGAAACCGTGAATGTTATTGCAACTACAGCGGCGTGATAAATATCACCGACAACATGATTTGTGCGGGCCTGAGTGAGGGAGGAAAAGGCGGCTGCCAT GGTGACTCCGGCGGCCCCATGGTGTGCAAACAAGGGTCCGTGTGGGTCCAGAGCGGGGTGGTGAGCTTTGGAGTACCTTGCTCTGTGCCAGAGTTCCCAACCGTCTTTGCCCGGGTGTCCCAGTACCAGGAGTGGATTAGTAATCAAACGGGTGTCGACAACTTGCCGGGCTTTGTCACTTTCACATCTTCATGCACCGACCCAGACCGAGATGTGAGCTGTCCTGGCCTGCCTCCTGCACCCACCCACCCCATTTGCCCCCCTACCAGCCCCACAACCAATGCAACAGGCCCACCTACAAGCCCCCCTACTAGTCCCACCACCAATACCACCAACCCTCCTACAAACCCCCCTACTAGTCCCACCACCAATGCCACCAACCCTCCTATAGGTCCCACCACTTCCAACACCTCGCCGCGCCCAC TGGTATTTTGCGGAAACGCTCCTTTGAACTCACGCCTGTCAAGCCCTGGGTCGGCGTCAGCCCAGGAGGGCCTCTGGCCCTGGATGGCCAGTTTGCACTGGAATGGAAGTCACGTCTGCAGCGGCACTCTGGTATCCGAGGCCGCCGTGCTCAGCAGCGCGCAATGCTTTAACCA GTCCAGCACGCCATCTGAGTGGACTGTCTTCTTGGGTCATTTGAGGCAAAATGGCTCCAACAGCTATGTGACAGAAATGCACGTGACAAACATCACTACAAGTACACTGTCCGGTCAAAACGTAGCGGTCCTGCATTTGGCTACTCAGCCATCGCTGTCCAACTTTATCCAACCCATCTGCATGGAAAGCGGGCAGACCTTCGCCATTGGGTCCACCTGCTGGGTCGCCGGATGGAGCGCGAGCAATGGAGGAG aagagcaagtctcgcacGAGGTCAATACATCACTGATTGACTGCGGGGACAGCTCATCCGCTGAGAACATTTGTACTGAACCTATTGGGCTGGACCAG GAAGACAACGGCGGTCCGTTAATGTGCCAGTTAGATGGCTTCTGGTACCAAGTGGCGGTGCTGTGGTCCAACAGCAGTGGAAACATTAGACAAGTGGGACGAGAGGCACAAATGACAGTTTTCCGCAAACTTAATAACTATGAATCTTTCTTGAGAATGGAGATGGGGGACTTTTTGTCACCCAGAGCCCCCACTACTGCTGCCCCCACTACTGCTGCACCCACTACTGTTGCACCTGCTGCACCTGCGACCAACACACCCCTCGCGGTCCCTACTAGCACAGTTGCTGTCCCTGGTGGCTCCTCAGCACCACATCTCCTCATGTGGCTTCTAGTGGGTGGCGTAGGTGTGCATACAACCTTtttgattcaattcaatttaaggTGGAACTAA
- the LOC130931989 gene encoding transmembrane protease serine 9-like isoform X1 translates to MEVLKLTLLLLLLKECRAQLNVCGKAPLNPRIVGGDKAQAGAWPWQASLHRNGFHFCGGSLINSQWVLTAAHCFESLGYVTVFLGRERQIGLNPNEVRRDILNYYIHPDYNISSFDNDVALLRFFPPVTFNDFIRPVCLAAATSTFFTGTESWVTGWGNVYYEVPLPYPQNLMEVDVPVVGNRQCFCEYSELVEITDNMICAGLNEGGKGSCQGDSGGPLVSKQESVWVQSGVVSFAVKCAEPKFPTVFARVSQYQEWISDRIGADDLPGFVAFTSVGTDPDQDVSCPGLPTPTSPPSSPTIAKPSSSTSHTTTATSPGSSPIITITPPPLCGKAPLDPRIVGGDAAPTGAWPWQVSLHMNGFHFCGGSLINNQWVLSAAHCFGSPGIVTAILGRQRQQGPNPNEVRKQVARIVVHPDYDVLPFDNDVALLLLSTPVSYTEFIGPVCLAEATSTFFTGTESWITGWGDVKFGDSLPPPQDLMEVDVPVVGNRECYCNYSGVINITDNMICAGLSEGGKGGCHGDSGGPMVCKQGSVWVQSGVVSFGVPCSVPEFPTVFARVSQYQEWISNQTGVDNLPGFVTFTSSCTDPDRDVSCPGLPPAPTHPICPPTSPTTNATGPPTSPPTSPTTNTTNPPTNPPTSPTTNATNPPIGPTTSNTSPRPLVFCGNAPLNSRLSSPGSASAQEGLWPWMASLHWNGSHVCSGTLVSEAAVLSSAQCFNHSHRSSTPSEWTVFLGHLRQNGSNSYVTEMHVTNITTSTLSGQNVAVLHLATQPSLSNFIQPICMESGQTFAIGSTCWVAGWSASNGGEEQVSHEVNTSLIDCGDSSSAENICTEPIGLDQEDNGGPLMCQLDGFWYQVAVLWSNSSGNIRQVGREAQMTVFRKLNNYESFLRMEMGDFLSPRAPTTAAPTTAAPTTVAPAAPATNTPLAVPTSTVAVPGGSSAPHLLMWLLVGGVGVHTTFLIQFNLRWN, encoded by the exons ATGGAAGTGTTAAAGCTTACactgttgctgctgctgctaaaAG AATGCAGAGCGCAACTGAATG TGTGCGGGAAGGCCCCTCTTAACCCACGCATTGTAGGTGGGGATAAAGCCCAAGCGGGCGCATGGCCCTGGCAGGCCAGCCTGCACAGGAATGGGTTTCACTTCTGCGGGGGATCGCTCATCAACAGTCAGTGGGTGCTGACGGCCGCGCACTGTTTTGAAAG CCTTGGATATGTGACAGTGTTTTTGGGTCGTGAGCGCCAGATAGGTCTCAATCCCAACGAGGTGCGCAGAGATATCCTGAATTACTACATCCATCCCGACTACAACATTTCATCTTTCGACAACGACGTGGCACTTTTGCGCTTCTTCCCACCCGTCACCTTCAACGACTTCATCAGGCCCGTCTGTCTGGCTGCAGCCACGAGCACCTTCTTTACCGGAACTGAAAGCTGGGTCACCGGATGGGGAAACGTATATTACGAAG TTCCTCTGCCATACCCACAAAACCTGATGGAGGTTGACGTACCTGTGGTAGGAAACCGCCAATGTTTTTGTGAGTACAGCGAACTGGTAGAAATCACCGACAACATGATTTGTGCCGGCCTGAATGAGGGGGGAAAAGGCTCCTGCCAG GGTGATTCAGGCGGTCCCTTGGTTAGCAAACAAGAGTCCGTGTGGGTCCAGAGCGGGGTGGTGAGCTTTGCTGTTAAATGCGCCGAGCCCAAGTTCCCAACTGTCTTTGCAAGGGTGTCCCAGTACCAGGAGTGGATCAGCGACCGAATCGGTGCCGACGACCTGCCGGGCTTCGTTGCCTTCACATCAGTGGGCACCGATCCAGACCAGGATGTGAGCTGTCCTGGCCTCCCTACCCCTACTAGCCCCCCTTCAAGCCCCACCATCGCCAAACCCAGCTCCTCTACCAGTCACACTACCACCGCAACAAGCCCTGGCAGCAGCCCCATAATAACCATAACGCCACCCCCAC TGTGCGGGAAGGCCCCTCTCGACCCGCGCATTGTTGGTGGGGACGCGGCCCCCACGGGCGCATGGCCCTGGCAGGTCAGTCTGCACATGAATGGGTTTCACTTCTGCGGGGGATCGCTCATCAACAATCAGTGGGTGCTTTCAGCTGCGCACTGCTTTGGCAG CCCTGGAATTGTAACAGCGATTTTGGGTCGTCAGCGCCAGCAGGGTCCCAATCCTAATGAGGTGCGCAAACAAGTTGCGAGAATCGTTGTCCATCCTGACTACGACGTTTTACCCTTCGACAACGACGTAGCCCTCTTGCTCCTTTCTACGCCTGTCAGCTACACCGAATTCATCGGGCCCGTGTGTCTGGCTGAAGCCACGAGCACCTTCTTTACCGGAACCGAAAGCTGGATCACCGGATGGGGAGACGTCAAATTCGGAG ATTCTCTGCCACCCCCACAGGACTTGATGGAGGTTGACGTACCAGTGGTAGGAAACCGTGAATGTTATTGCAACTACAGCGGCGTGATAAATATCACCGACAACATGATTTGTGCGGGCCTGAGTGAGGGAGGAAAAGGCGGCTGCCAT GGTGACTCCGGCGGCCCCATGGTGTGCAAACAAGGGTCCGTGTGGGTCCAGAGCGGGGTGGTGAGCTTTGGAGTACCTTGCTCTGTGCCAGAGTTCCCAACCGTCTTTGCCCGGGTGTCCCAGTACCAGGAGTGGATTAGTAATCAAACGGGTGTCGACAACTTGCCGGGCTTTGTCACTTTCACATCTTCATGCACCGACCCAGACCGAGATGTGAGCTGTCCTGGCCTGCCTCCTGCACCCACCCACCCCATTTGCCCCCCTACCAGCCCCACAACCAATGCAACAGGCCCACCTACAAGCCCCCCTACTAGTCCCACCACCAATACCACCAACCCTCCTACAAACCCCCCTACTAGTCCCACCACCAATGCCACCAACCCTCCTATAGGTCCCACCACTTCCAACACCTCGCCGCGCCCAC TGGTATTTTGCGGAAACGCTCCTTTGAACTCACGCCTGTCAAGCCCTGGGTCGGCGTCAGCCCAGGAGGGCCTCTGGCCCTGGATGGCCAGTTTGCACTGGAATGGAAGTCACGTCTGCAGCGGCACTCTGGTATCCGAGGCCGCCGTGCTCAGCAGCGCGCAATGCTTTAACCA TTCTCACAGGTCCAGCACGCCATCTGAGTGGACTGTCTTCTTGGGTCATTTGAGGCAAAATGGCTCCAACAGCTATGTGACAGAAATGCACGTGACAAACATCACTACAAGTACACTGTCCGGTCAAAACGTAGCGGTCCTGCATTTGGCTACTCAGCCATCGCTGTCCAACTTTATCCAACCCATCTGCATGGAAAGCGGGCAGACCTTCGCCATTGGGTCCACCTGCTGGGTCGCCGGATGGAGCGCGAGCAATGGAGGAG aagagcaagtctcgcacGAGGTCAATACATCACTGATTGACTGCGGGGACAGCTCATCCGCTGAGAACATTTGTACTGAACCTATTGGGCTGGACCAG GAAGACAACGGCGGTCCGTTAATGTGCCAGTTAGATGGCTTCTGGTACCAAGTGGCGGTGCTGTGGTCCAACAGCAGTGGAAACATTAGACAAGTGGGACGAGAGGCACAAATGACAGTTTTCCGCAAACTTAATAACTATGAATCTTTCTTGAGAATGGAGATGGGGGACTTTTTGTCACCCAGAGCCCCCACTACTGCTGCCCCCACTACTGCTGCACCCACTACTGTTGCACCTGCTGCACCTGCGACCAACACACCCCTCGCGGTCCCTACTAGCACAGTTGCTGTCCCTGGTGGCTCCTCAGCACCACATCTCCTCATGTGGCTTCTAGTGGGTGGCGTAGGTGTGCATACAACCTTtttgattcaattcaatttaaggTGGAACTAA